The following are encoded together in the Panicum virgatum strain AP13 chromosome 6K, P.virgatum_v5, whole genome shotgun sequence genome:
- the LOC120712172 gene encoding GMP synthase [glutamine-hydrolyzing]-like isoform X2, with the protein MGSAAALPASAGSGENLVLILDYGSQYTHLITRRVRQLGVLSLCVSGTAPLAALESLRPRAIVLSGGPHSVHAEGAPTFPEGFLDFADGAGAHVLGVCYGMQLLVQSLGGAVEPGERQEYGKMEVEGTAPSSALYGEAETGKRQTVWMSHGDEVVRLPEGFEVVARSVEGAVAAIENREKRFYGLQYHPEVTHSPQGMETLRRFLFDVCGIKADWKMQDVLDEEIKTIQSMVGPDEDVICALSGGVDSTVAATLVHKAIGDRLHCVFVDNGLLRYKERERVMSTFESDLHLPVTCVDASEQFLSMLKGIEDPEQKRKIIGREFIAVFDDFAHKLEQKVGKRPEYLVQGTLYPDVIESCPPPGSGRTHSHTIKSHHNVGGLPKDMKLKLIEPLKLLFKDEVRKLGSILNVPDSFLKRHPFPGPGLAVRVLGDVTQGNALDTLRQVDDIFVQAIKDAGLYDKIWQAFAVFLPVQTVGVQGDQRTHSNAVVLRAITSEDGMTADCKDAQLNFQAGYYYRH; encoded by the exons atgggctccgccgccgctctcccggCCTCCGCCGGCTCTGGCGAGAATCTAGTCCTCATCCTCGACTACGGCTCGCAGTACACCCACCTCATCACCCGCCGCGTCCGCCAGCTGGGCGTCCTCTCCCTCTGCGTCTCCGGCACGGCGCCGCTTGCCGCCCTCGAGAGCCTGCGCCCGCGTGCCATCGTCCTCTCCGGCGGGCCCCACTCCGTCCACGCCGAGGGAGCGCCCACCTTTCCCGAGGGATTCCTGGACTTCGCCGATGGCGCGGGCGCCCACGTGCTCGGCGTCTGCTACGGGATGCAGCTGCTCGTGCAGTCCCTTGGCGGCGCCGTGGAGCCCGGGGAGCGGCAGGAGTACGGGAAGATGGAGGTCGAGGGGACGGCGCCGTCCTCTGCGCTGTACGGGGAGGCGGAGACCGGGAAGCGCCAGACGGTGTGGATGAGCCACGGCGATGAGGTGGTCAGGCTGCCGGAGGGGTTCGAGGTGGTTGCGCGCAGCGTCGAGGGCGCCGTTGCAGCCATCGAGAATCGGGAGAAGCGCTTTTATGGGCTCCAGTATCACCCCGAG GTTACACATTCACCCCAAGGAATGGAAACACTCCGCCGCTTCCTATTTGATGTTTGTGGGATCAAAGCTGATTGGAAGATGCAAGATGTGCTGGATGAAGAAATCAAGACCATCCAAAGCATGGTTGGCCCTGATGAGGATGTTATCTGTGCATTGTCAGGTGGAGTTGATTCAACTGTTGCTGCCACCCTTGTTCACAAGGCAATAGGAGATAGGCTTCATTGTGTTTTTGTTGACAATGGTCTATTGAG GTACAAGGAGAGAGAACGAGTAATGTCAACCTTTGAAAGTGATTTGCACCTGCCAGTTACATGTGTTGATGCCTCGGAGCAATTTCTCAGCATGTTAAAGGGCATCGAAGACCCAGAGCAGAAAAGAAAGATTATTGGCAGGGAGTTCATAGCTGTTTTTGATGATTTTGCTCACAAGCTGGAACAGAAGGTAGGGAAAAGGCCTGAATATTTAGTTCAAGGGACATTGTACCCTGATGTAATTGAATCATGCCCACCTCCTGGGAGTGGAAGGACACATTCCCACACCATCAAAAGCCATCACAATGTTGGTGGCCTTCCAAAAGATATGAAGTTAAAACTCATTGAACCACTCAAGCTCCTATTCAAAGATGAG GTGCGGAAGTTGGGGAGTATTTTGAATGTCCCAGATTCATTTTTAAAGCGGCACCCATTTCCTGGGCCTGGTCTTGCTGTACGTGTCCTAGGTGATGTTACACAAGGCAATGCTTTGGACACCCTTCGTCAG gtGGATGACATATTTGTTCAGGCTATTAAAGATGCTGGCCTCTATGATAAAATTTGGCAAGCTTTTGCTGTCTTCTTGCCGGTACAAACAGTTGGGGTTCAAGGTGACCAGCGAACCCACTCCAATGCTGTTGTCTTAAGGGCAATCACCAGTGAGGATGGCATGACTGCAGATTG CAAGGACGCACAACTTAATTTCCAAGCCGGCTACTACTACAGGCATTGA
- the LOC120712172 gene encoding GMP synthase [glutamine-hydrolyzing]-like isoform X1 — protein MGSAAALPASAGSGENLVLILDYGSQYTHLITRRVRQLGVLSLCVSGTAPLAALESLRPRAIVLSGGPHSVHAEGAPTFPEGFLDFADGAGAHVLGVCYGMQLLVQSLGGAVEPGERQEYGKMEVEGTAPSSALYGEAETGKRQTVWMSHGDEVVRLPEGFEVVARSVEGAVAAIENREKRFYGLQYHPEVTHSPQGMETLRRFLFDVCGIKADWKMQDVLDEEIKTIQSMVGPDEDVICALSGGVDSTVAATLVHKAIGDRLHCVFVDNGLLRYKERERVMSTFESDLHLPVTCVDASEQFLSMLKGIEDPEQKRKIIGREFIAVFDDFAHKLEQKVGKRPEYLVQGTLYPDVIESCPPPGSGRTHSHTIKSHHNVGGLPKDMKLKLIEPLKLLFKDEVRKLGSILNVPDSFLKRHPFPGPGLAVRVLGDVTQGNALDTLRQVDDIFVQAIKDAGLYDKIWQAFAVFLPVQTVGVQGDQRTHSNAVVLRAITSEDGMTADWYYFDREFLVDVVNTICNNVRGINRVCQDITSKPPATVEWE, from the exons atgggctccgccgccgctctcccggCCTCCGCCGGCTCTGGCGAGAATCTAGTCCTCATCCTCGACTACGGCTCGCAGTACACCCACCTCATCACCCGCCGCGTCCGCCAGCTGGGCGTCCTCTCCCTCTGCGTCTCCGGCACGGCGCCGCTTGCCGCCCTCGAGAGCCTGCGCCCGCGTGCCATCGTCCTCTCCGGCGGGCCCCACTCCGTCCACGCCGAGGGAGCGCCCACCTTTCCCGAGGGATTCCTGGACTTCGCCGATGGCGCGGGCGCCCACGTGCTCGGCGTCTGCTACGGGATGCAGCTGCTCGTGCAGTCCCTTGGCGGCGCCGTGGAGCCCGGGGAGCGGCAGGAGTACGGGAAGATGGAGGTCGAGGGGACGGCGCCGTCCTCTGCGCTGTACGGGGAGGCGGAGACCGGGAAGCGCCAGACGGTGTGGATGAGCCACGGCGATGAGGTGGTCAGGCTGCCGGAGGGGTTCGAGGTGGTTGCGCGCAGCGTCGAGGGCGCCGTTGCAGCCATCGAGAATCGGGAGAAGCGCTTTTATGGGCTCCAGTATCACCCCGAG GTTACACATTCACCCCAAGGAATGGAAACACTCCGCCGCTTCCTATTTGATGTTTGTGGGATCAAAGCTGATTGGAAGATGCAAGATGTGCTGGATGAAGAAATCAAGACCATCCAAAGCATGGTTGGCCCTGATGAGGATGTTATCTGTGCATTGTCAGGTGGAGTTGATTCAACTGTTGCTGCCACCCTTGTTCACAAGGCAATAGGAGATAGGCTTCATTGTGTTTTTGTTGACAATGGTCTATTGAG GTACAAGGAGAGAGAACGAGTAATGTCAACCTTTGAAAGTGATTTGCACCTGCCAGTTACATGTGTTGATGCCTCGGAGCAATTTCTCAGCATGTTAAAGGGCATCGAAGACCCAGAGCAGAAAAGAAAGATTATTGGCAGGGAGTTCATAGCTGTTTTTGATGATTTTGCTCACAAGCTGGAACAGAAGGTAGGGAAAAGGCCTGAATATTTAGTTCAAGGGACATTGTACCCTGATGTAATTGAATCATGCCCACCTCCTGGGAGTGGAAGGACACATTCCCACACCATCAAAAGCCATCACAATGTTGGTGGCCTTCCAAAAGATATGAAGTTAAAACTCATTGAACCACTCAAGCTCCTATTCAAAGATGAG GTGCGGAAGTTGGGGAGTATTTTGAATGTCCCAGATTCATTTTTAAAGCGGCACCCATTTCCTGGGCCTGGTCTTGCTGTACGTGTCCTAGGTGATGTTACACAAGGCAATGCTTTGGACACCCTTCGTCAG gtGGATGACATATTTGTTCAGGCTATTAAAGATGCTGGCCTCTATGATAAAATTTGGCAAGCTTTTGCTGTCTTCTTGCCGGTACAAACAGTTGGGGTTCAAGGTGACCAGCGAACCCACTCCAATGCTGTTGTCTTAAGGGCAATCACCAGTGAGGATGGCATGACTGCAGATTG GTACTATTTTGACCGTGAATTCCTAGTAGATGTGGTCAACACAATCTGCAACAATGTCCGTGGCATCAACCGTGTCTGCCAGGACATCACATCAAAGCCACCTGCAACAGTTGAGTGGGAATAG